From Gopherus flavomarginatus isolate rGopFla2 chromosome 16, rGopFla2.mat.asm, whole genome shotgun sequence, a single genomic window includes:
- the LOC127035426 gene encoding glycoprotein-N-acetylgalactosamine 3-beta-galactosyltransferase 1-B-like isoform X1 yields MKLLPKTQELWLCLGMAMGLAIGFTFIYAFRTEQSTSAPVRRPHYYRSHPAEDNATAAELYSKVRILCWVMTGPSNLETKARHVQATWTRHCNVVLFMSSVRDDGFPTVGLDTKEGRGQLYWKTIRAFQYVHQHHLEQADWFLKADDDTFVVLDNLRWLLANHTPEEPVYFGKRFKPFVKQGYMSGGAGYVLSKEALRRFVEGFRTQVCTHTSAVEDLALGQCMEKMGVQAGDSRDTKGRETFHPFPPEKHLTENLRRDYYYPSYSFYPILLGAQSCSDLSISFHYISPEEMYMLEYLSRHLHPHGYRPRYQPALTAGNRMEPREG; encoded by the exons ATGAAGCTCCTCCCCAAGACACAAGAGCTGTGGCTTTGCCTAGGCATGGCCATGGGGCTTGCCATAGGATTTACCTTCATCTATGCCTTCAGGACAGAGCAGAGCACGTCAGCGCCAGTGCGAAGACCCCACTACTATCGTTCCCACCCAG CAGAGGACAATGCGACTGCGGCCGAGCTGTACAGCAAGGTGCGCATCCTGTGCTGGGTCATGACGGGTCCCAGCAACCTGGAGACTAAGGCCCGGCACGTCCAGGCCACGTGGACGCGGCACTGCAACGTGGTGCTGTTCATGAGCTCCGTGCGGGACGACGGCTTCCCCACCGTGGGGCTGGACACCAAGGAAGGCCGGGGCCAGCTGTACTGGAAAACCATCCGGGCCTTCCAGTACGTCCACCAGCACCACCTGGAGCAGGCCGACTGGTTCCTCAAGGCGGACGATGACACCTTCGTGGTGCTGGACAACCTGCGCTGGCTGCTGGCCAACCACACGCCCGAGGAGCCCGTCTACTTCGGGAAGCGCTTCAAGCCCTTCGTCAAGCAGGGCTACATGAGCGGCGGGGCCGGCTACGTCCTCAGCAAGGAGGCCCTGAGGCGCTTCGTGGAGGGCTTCAGGACCCAGGTGTGCACCCACACCTCTGCGGTGGAGGACCTGGCGCTGGGCCAGTGCATGGAGAAgatgggggtgcaggcgggggaCTCCCGGGACACCAAGGGGCGGGAGaccttccaccccttccccccagagaAGCACTTGACGGAGAATCTCCGGCGTGATTACTATTATCCCAGCTACTCCTTCTACCCCATCCTGCTG GGTGCCCAGAGCTGCTCGGATTTATCCATCTCCTTCCACTACATCAGCCCGGAGGAGATGTACATGTTGGAATATTTGAGTCGACACCTGCACCCGCATGGCTACCGACCCCGCTACCAGCCAGCTCTAACGGCCGGGAACCGCATGGAGCCCAGGGAGGGGTGA
- the LOC127035426 gene encoding glycoprotein-N-acetylgalactosamine 3-beta-galactosyltransferase 1-B-like isoform X2, translating into MQEDKAEDNATAAELYSKVRILCWVMTGPSNLETKARHVQATWTRHCNVVLFMSSVRDDGFPTVGLDTKEGRGQLYWKTIRAFQYVHQHHLEQADWFLKADDDTFVVLDNLRWLLANHTPEEPVYFGKRFKPFVKQGYMSGGAGYVLSKEALRRFVEGFRTQVCTHTSAVEDLALGQCMEKMGVQAGDSRDTKGRETFHPFPPEKHLTENLRRDYYYPSYSFYPILLGAQSCSDLSISFHYISPEEMYMLEYLSRHLHPHGYRPRYQPALTAGNRMEPREG; encoded by the exons ATGCAGGAGGATAAAG CAGAGGACAATGCGACTGCGGCCGAGCTGTACAGCAAGGTGCGCATCCTGTGCTGGGTCATGACGGGTCCCAGCAACCTGGAGACTAAGGCCCGGCACGTCCAGGCCACGTGGACGCGGCACTGCAACGTGGTGCTGTTCATGAGCTCCGTGCGGGACGACGGCTTCCCCACCGTGGGGCTGGACACCAAGGAAGGCCGGGGCCAGCTGTACTGGAAAACCATCCGGGCCTTCCAGTACGTCCACCAGCACCACCTGGAGCAGGCCGACTGGTTCCTCAAGGCGGACGATGACACCTTCGTGGTGCTGGACAACCTGCGCTGGCTGCTGGCCAACCACACGCCCGAGGAGCCCGTCTACTTCGGGAAGCGCTTCAAGCCCTTCGTCAAGCAGGGCTACATGAGCGGCGGGGCCGGCTACGTCCTCAGCAAGGAGGCCCTGAGGCGCTTCGTGGAGGGCTTCAGGACCCAGGTGTGCACCCACACCTCTGCGGTGGAGGACCTGGCGCTGGGCCAGTGCATGGAGAAgatgggggtgcaggcgggggaCTCCCGGGACACCAAGGGGCGGGAGaccttccaccccttccccccagagaAGCACTTGACGGAGAATCTCCGGCGTGATTACTATTATCCCAGCTACTCCTTCTACCCCATCCTGCTG GGTGCCCAGAGCTGCTCGGATTTATCCATCTCCTTCCACTACATCAGCCCGGAGGAGATGTACATGTTGGAATATTTGAGTCGACACCTGCACCCGCATGGCTACCGACCCCGCTACCAGCCAGCTCTAACGGCCGGGAACCGCATGGAGCCCAGGGAGGGGTGA